One Rhizoctonia solani chromosome 3, complete sequence genomic region harbors:
- a CDS encoding rRNA processing protein, Fcf1 family protein translates to MVELYKLGPSAQHIVDLAKLFERRKCNHREAIENEPCIESVVGETNKHRYVVASQSTDLRNKLRKIPAVPLVHINRSVMVLEPRSEATIKAKDQSESASMGVTDSEARALTSSSTPTATEPTHKRKIAKGPNPLSMKKKKPKSEKRKRDSGEPEAKAQKVIANGESQAENSEGGHKRKRRRKHKAICIIRVARDHHTTAWGGLTLLRSLGGVRIIPHVIHLSGTLKKAQLATITHNRTVIARRRANVAAHTSDAYDTYLAKSTKEIEALKD, encoded by the exons ATGGTCGAGTTATACAAGCTCGGACCGTCGGCTCAGCATATCGTGGACCTTGCGAAACTATTCGAGCGTCGTAAATGTAATCATCGAGAAGCGATTGAGAATGAACCATGCATAGAAAGCGTTGTTG GTGAAACAAATAAGCATCGCTATGTCGTAGCCTCACAATCGACGGACTTGCGAAATAAGCTTAGAAAAATACCTGCTGTTCCTCTCGTACATATTAACCGGTCGGTTATGGTACTAGAGCCTCGTAGTgaggccacaatcaaggccaaggacCAG TCTGAATCAGCAAGCATGGGTGTTACCGACTCTGAGGCCCGGGCATTGACGTCCTCATCTACACCAACAGCTACTGAGCCAACGCATAAGCGGAAGATAGCCAAAGGACCTAACCCACTTAgcatgaagaagaagaaaccAAAA TCTGAAAAACGTAAACGAGATAGTGGAGAGCCTGAGGCAAAAGCTCAAAAGGTGATCGCCAACGGGGAGTCACAGGCTGAGAATAGCGAAGGAGGACACAAACGGAAGCGAAGACGAAAACATAAGGCT ATTTGTATCATCCGGGTGGCCAGAGATCATCATACTACTGCTTGGGGAGGTCTTACTCTGCTCCGGTCACTGGGTGGAGTACGGATAATTCCGCATGTAATCCACCTATCGG GGACGTTGAAGAAAGCTCAACTCGCGACCATCACGCACAACCGCACGGTTATTGCACGCAGGCGTGCGAATGTAGCAG CGCATACTTCGGACGCTTATGATACCTATCTTGCCAAAAGCACGAAAGAAATCGAGGCGCTGAAGGATTGA
- a CDS encoding FAD-binding domain protein produces MQEDPSGDIGLSSPLREPIELESKLKSKNSRRAPPPAIDLGPSNASNWKTPSPASPTVLSPTSPTANSLSPASSSRASRSRTMPRLTSRLEHRLNRWILSVAVVDFDLDIGPVVAKLYPSIKLDAPDRENIAFSSFPDTTLFDTGTQTHSFKIRLSQPIQTNSGELVREHGSLYGYASFLQRKDPTSKRGYLQRSVVFLTHLPWVGLFDKAISIFGPMFFAHGNAMLQSGCLNICSWPDPILGSSIELGLLGSVIMTEVPRSNDEQQAVMSAKLQDTMTVATLPSQPVLPLLVESLDKLWTLWECLVLCDPILVFAPSPSISSTIVWWLRDLARPIPFAGDIRPYFHIHDRDFPLLITKNAPRPGLIIGVTNPYFENVCKHWPHILSVGASERVPRHSTASRHSAALASQTLGPTPGYHTNHNRYISKDRALLKRLEAAIKEGPVAQLQMEMILRQHFAQRSQQLLAPLNRYFSNLLPKPTNYSPSPSLHAPSPAPSFNVLSPGSSVAPSPAVRPLTTSPAPPSVVLSDVRVKPFNSKDFFASLKTHGAQLPFRSASKQKEFYERWLKSPAFGAWISGRVDAAQNVLARAGTEK; encoded by the exons ATGCAAGAGGATCCTTCTGGGGATATCGGCTTGTCCTCCCCGCTCCGAGAGCCTATAGAACTTGAATCCAAGCTTAAATCTAAGAATAGTCGACGAGCACCCCCTCCTGCAATCGACCTTGGGCCAAGTAATGCTTCGAATTGGAAAACACCGTCTCCCGCGTCTCCTACCGTGCTCTCTCCGACATCTCCCACAGCGAATTCCCTGTCGCCGGCATCCTCAAGTCGCGCTAGCAGGTCACGCACGATGCCCAGATTGACCAGCCGCCTTGAACACCGA CTTAACAGGTGGATCCTGTCTGTTGCGGTAGTCGATT TCGACTTGGATATTGGGCCTGTTGTCGCAAAGTTATACCCCAGCATCAAGCTCGATGCCCCAGATAGAGAGAACAT AGCCTTTTCCTCATTCCCAGACACCACCCTGTTCGACACTGGGACTCAGACCCATTCTTTCAAAATCCGCTTGTCACAACCCATACAGACCAATTCCGGAGAACTAGTGCGCGAACATGGGTCATTGTACGGTTATGCTTCCTTTCTGCAGCGCAAAGACCCAACATCTAAGCGAGGGTACCTCCAG CGTTCTGTAGTATTTCTAACCCACCTACCATGGGTTGGGTTGTTCGATAAAGCCATCAGCATATTTGGCCCCATGTTCTTTGCCCATGGAAACGCCATGTTACAATCTGGGTGTCTGAATATCTGCAGCTG GCCTGACCCTATCTTAGGATCTTCTATTGAGCTTGGTTTGCTTGGTTCTGTCATTATGACTGAAGTGCCTCGATCAAATGATGAACAGCAAGCTGTGATGTCAGCGAAATTGCAAGACACCATG ACCGTAGCCACTCTGCCCTCGCAACCCGTTTTGCCGCTCCTGGTGGAAAGCCTTGATAAGTTGTGGACACTATG GGAGTGTTTAGTACTATGCGATCCCATCCTCGTCTTCGCCCCTTCACCTTCAATATCAAGCACCATCGTTTGGTGGCTCAGAGATTTGGCACGACCG ATCCCATTTGCAGGTGATATCCGCCCGTATTTTCATATACACGACCGGGATTTTCCTTTGCTTATCACCAAGAACGCTCCAAGACCGGGCTTGATCATCGGGGTGACTAATCCCTATTTTGAAAATGTATGCAAACACTGGCCGCATATATTGAGTGTGGGCGCATCCGAGAGGGTTCCAAGGCATAGCACCGCGAGTAGGCATTCTGC AGCTCTGGCGTCTCAAACTTTGGGACCTACCCCCGGATATCATACTAATCATAACCGCTATATATCAAAAGACCGTGCTTTGTTGAAAAGACTCGAGGCTGCAATCAAAGAGGGACCTGTTGCGC AACTCCAAATGGAAATGATTCTTAGACAGCATTTTGCCCAGCGTTCACAACAATTGCTTGCGCCTCTCAATCGATATTTTAGCAACCTCCTCCCCAAACCCACAAATTACTCCCCAAGCCCTTCTCTACATGCACCTTCGCCAGCCCCCTCATTCAACGTTTTGTCCCCAGGCTCATCGGTCGCCCCCTCTCCAGCCGTGCGCCCGTTAACTACGTCACCAGCTCCACCTTCTGTTGTGTTATCCGACGTTCGGGTCAAGCCATTTAATAGTAAAGACTTTTTCGCATCCTTGAAGACACATGGCGCACAGCTTCCGTTCCGCTCGGCAAGTAAACAAAAAGAGTTCTACGAGCGGTGGCTGAAAAGCCCAGCATTTGGCGCTTGGATTTCTGGGAGGGTAGACGCCGCTCAGAACGTATTAGCACGAGCGGGTACCGAAAAATAA
- a CDS encoding FAD-binding domain protein, translating into MRLLCVVSSVLSLALSAQGARRCTSSDPCWPSPSTWSSFNSSIGGRLVAPRPPAWPCHDPHYDEAACAEARQNWANSFWRSNQTGAMQSLVWDSPQCGIDTPRNVTCPQGLVPAYAVAAESADDVSKAVEFAQKYKLKLVVKNTGHDFLGRSSGAGAFGVWTHKLGGINFTDSFVAEGCSGDQGVPAVTIGAATQWFDVYKAADEHNVTVVGGAARSVGAAGGWLQGGGHSPLGVKYGMGVDNVLQFEVVTANGKLVIANKCKNTELFWAMRGGGGGTWGIALKVTYKTHPPISMVSLGFQINATDLQSATDLAGVIVKNIPSMADSGVRGYIIWSPPFSCFGVVFQPGGSDLQTVNNTLQPAWDWTAQHPGTQVASFGNVYPTFFGYASNYINDIGIATNVWMGSRLVPRKTLESKSDQLSKFAFNDGAPLIGSIAIVVGGGAVNHPDPGSTGLNPAWRKDAIVSWSLGGTWPESASEELIEQAKKNVTKLTQDLGELANLDHASYFNEADPAEPQWKWAFFGSHYSRLLKIKQKVDPNGLFTCNRCVGSS; encoded by the exons ATGAGATTGCTGTGCGTTGTCAGTAGTGTTCTATCTCTCGCACTTTCAGCCCAGGGTGCCCGTCGTTGTACCTCGTCCGACCCCTGTTGGCCTTCGCCTTCTACTTGGTCTTCGTTCAACTCTTCGATCGGCGGTCGTCTGGTTGCGCCTCGGCCTCCTGCCTGGCCCTGCCACGACCCGCATTACGACGAGGCAGCATGCGCCGAGGCTCGCCAAAACTGGGCCAACTCGTTCTGGCGGTCCAACCAGACTGGAGCGATGCAGTCTCTAGTCTGGGACAGCCCCCAGTGCGGAATCGATACGCCTCGGAATGTAACATGTCCGCAGGGCTTGGTTCCGGCTTATGCTGTTGCGGCTGAAAGTGCAGATGACGTGAGCAAAGCGGTCGAGTTTGCGCAAAAGTACAAGTTAAAACTTGTGGTAAAGAACACTGGCCATGATTT TCTTGGAAGGTCTAGCGGTGCTGGTGCATTTGGTGTATGGACACATAAATTAGGCGGAATAAACTTTACCGATTCTTTCGTTGCTGAAGGATGCTCCGGAGACCAAGGCGTTCCGGCCGTTACTATTGGAGCAGCCACTCAGTGGTTTG ATGTATACAAGGCGGCTGACGAACACAATGTCACCGTCGTTGGAGGCGCTGCTCGTAGTGTTGGGGCAGCAGGTGGATGGCTTCAGGGTGGAGGCCATAGTCCACTGGGTGTTAAATACGGAATGGGGGTCGATA ACGTACTTCAGTTCGAGGTCGTCACTGCAAACGGAAAGTTGGTGATAGCCAACAAGTGCAAGAATACCGAGCTGTTTTGGGCTATGCGAGGTGGCGGTGGCGGAACCTGGGGG ATTGCGCTCAAAGTGACATATAAAACTCATCCGCCTATTAGCATGGTCTCTCTTGGTTTCCAAATAAATGCGACGGACCTGCAATCAGCAACTGACCTCGCAGGTGTGATAGTCAAAAATATCCCGAGCATGGCCGATTCCG GGGTGCGTGGGTACATAATCTGGTCTCCGCCTTTTTCTTGCTTTGGCGTCGTCTTTCAGCCGGGTGGATCCGATTTGCAGACTGTAAACAATACACTTCAGCCGGCTTGGGACTGGACGGCGCAACACCCGGGCACACAGGTGGCTAGCTTTGGGAACGTCTATCCTACTTTCTTTGGTTACGCTTCTAACTACATCAACGACATTGGGATTGCGACTAACGTCTGGATGGGGAGTCGGCTTGTCCCTCGCAAGACCCTGGAGAGCAAGTCTGATCAATTATCAAAGTTCGCTTTCAACGATGGTGCTCCACTCATAGGGTCGATTGCTATCGTCG TTGGTGGGGGTGCCGTAAATCATCCTGATCCCGGTTCAACTGGGTTAAATCCCGCTTGGAGAAAAGATGCGATCGTGAGCTGGTCGCTCGGAGGTACTTGGCCAGAGTCTGCTTCGGAAGAGTTAATCGAACAAGCAAAGAAAAACGTGACAAAACTAACTCAAGACTTGGGAGAATTAGCCAACCTAGACCACGCGAGCTACTTCAACGAAGCTGACCC TGCTGAACCTCAATGGAAATGGGCATTCTTTGGATCGCACTATTCTCGGCTCCTCAAGATCAAGCAAAAAGTTGACCCGAACGGACTGTTTACTTGCAACCGATGTGTTGGTTCCTCATAG
- a CDS encoding Endoplasmic reticulum vesicle transporter yields the protein MSSAIMDSMEPPTGVRQFDAFPKVRPNYKARTTGGGLMTVLVAVISFILVLNDLGDYLWGWREYEFTVDNNLATVMYVNVDLVVNMPFLSVDLRDAAGDRLFLTDEHGGFRRDGTLFDVGQAHALQDSKVSVSPQEVVSASKRSQRGLFSSFKKPKDPTFRPTYNHIPDASACRVFGTVAVKKVTANLHITTLGHGYRSAEHTDHTLMNLTHVINEFSFGPFIPDLSQPLDYSFEVTHEHFTAFQYFITVVPTTYQVPGQDPLHTNQYSVTHYTRNIEHGRGTPGIFFKFDIDPLAISISQKTTTFREFLVRVIGVVGGVWVCAGWTVKVGSKAAKVVTGEEDEGIAEVQKSSRKSRWAGGEIRRVNMSGHDSPATPIYPGSPMFGSIPGSPMPMTPGSRPPPSASYSMHRFPSSPLPGQSPAGFPRSPAPPTPYRQDSFPLSARQDSFPLPHSARQDSFPSPGLVPPPQRPRPESFHGGSSPLGNGSPLSPNGGPPRGRATSWLNSPVAG from the exons ATGTCGAGCGCGATAATGGACTCGATGGAGCCGCCTACTGGCGTTCGACAATTCGACGCATTTCCTAAAGTACGACCAAACTACAAGGCACGGACTACTGGAGGAGGTCTGATGACTGTGCTGG TTGCAGTTATTTCTTTCATCCTGGTTCTCAATGACCTCGGAGATTATCTTTGGGGCTGGAGAGAGTACGAATTTACCGTTGACAACAACTTGGCGACAGTCATGTATGTGAATGTCGACCTTGTGGTCAATATGCCAT TCCTCTCGGTCGATCTACGTGATGCCGCGGGAGATCGCCTCTTCTTAACTGATGAACATGGTGGATTCAGACGTGATGGT ACTCTGTTTGATGTTGGACAAGCGCATGCTCTTCA GGACAGCAAAGTTTCGGTATCACCACAGGAAGTTGTCTCGGCTTCTAAGCGGAGTCAGAGGGGCCTGTTTAGCTCATTCAAGAAACCCAAAGACCCTACCTTCAGGCCCACCTACAACCATATCCCGGATGCCAGTGCTTGCCGTGTCTTTGGGACGGTCGCTGTCAAAAAAGTTACGG CCAACCTACACATTACTACTCTTGGGCATGGCTACAGGAGTGCTGAGCATACCGACCACACTC TGATGAACCTCACTCATGTCATCAATGAGTTTTCGTTTGGCCCCTTCATTCCTGACCTCTCGCAACCTCTGGATTATTCGTTTGAAGTTACCCACGAGC ACTTTACCGCGTTCCAATATTTCATTACTGTTGTCCCAACTACCTACCAAGTTCCCGGACAAGACCCCCTCCATACCAACCAATATAGCGTCACTCACTATACCCGCAACATTGAGCATGGGCGTGGAACCCCGGGTATTTTCTTCAAG TTCGATATCGATCCTCTTGCTATCTCAATTTCTCAAAAGACCACCACCTTCCGAGAATTCCTTGTCCGTGTTATCGGTGTAGTGGGAGGGGTTTGGGTGTGCGCTGGATGGACAGTCAAGGTTGGAAGCAAGGCTGCCAAGGTCGTGACTGGTGAAGAAGACGAAGGGATTGCTGAAGTCCAAAAATCATCACGTAAAAGTCGCTGGGCTGGCGGGGAAATTAGGCGTGTTAATATGTCAGGACATGATTCACCAGCGACACCGATCTACCCCGGTAGTCCTATGTTTGGCTCTATTCCTGGCTCACCCATGCCAATGACCCCCGGATCTCGTCCACCGCCTTCCGCTTCCTACTCGATGCACCGTTTCCCTTCCTCTCCTTTGCCAGGGCAATCGCCAGCTGGCTTCCCTCGCAGTCCCGCTCCTCCTACACCATACCGACAAGATAGCTTCCCACTTTCCGCACGCCAAGATAGCTTCCCTCTTCCCCACTCTGCCCGTCAGGATAGTTTCCCGTCTCCCGGACTCGTTCCTCCACCTCAACGCCCGCGCCCGGAGAGCTTCCATGGCGGAAGTAGCCCTCTCGGCAACGGATCTCCTCTCAGCCCTAATGGAGGCCCCCCAAGAGGTAGGGCGACATCCTGGCTCAACTCTCCGGTGGCGGGGTAG